A stretch of Homo sapiens chromosome 12, GRCh38.p14 Primary Assembly DNA encodes these proteins:
- the B4GALNT1 gene encoding beta-1,4 N-acetylgalactosaminyltransferase 1 isoform X6, with protein sequence MQERARRKEAGRPWGLGSEGRGTGKTAAGSANPSAMCGVESALGSRQEPLRTRGPRAPSLALPSSLPFSLPTLPPPRMWLGRRALCALVLLLACASLGLLYASTRDAPGLRLPLAPWAPPQSPRRPELPDLAPEPRYAHIPVRIKEQVVGLLAWNNCSCESSGGGLPLPFQKQVRAIDLTKAFDPAELRAASATREQEFQAFLSRSQSPADQLLIAPANSPLQYPLQGVEVQPLRSILVPGLSLQAASGQEVYQVNLTASLGTWDVAGEVTGVTLTGEGQADLTLVSPGLDQLNRQLQLVTYSSRSYQTNTADTECKFHKVRFSTEGHEAAFTIRIRHPPNPRLYPPGSLPQGAQYNISALVTIATKTFLRYDRLRALITSIRRFYPTVTVVIADDSDKPERVSGPYVEHYLMPFGKLLAFRKHSKVWRRIQAEKGRGRERKVAEGHVLFLQPPQPHTPFCQGWFAGRNLAVSQVTTKYVLWVDDDFVFTARTRLERLVDVLERTPLDLVGQGLQDVGVEKGLEQAKATAGALRPGTASPRTKREPRSGAWELSGSCRGEAEEDGAGVPPKAPERRP encoded by the exons ATGCAGGAGAGGGCGAGAAGAAAGGAGGCCGGGAGACCCTGGGGCCTGGGAAGTGAGGGGAGGGGTACCGGGAAAACCGCGGCTGGCAGTGCAAACCCTAGCGCGATGTGTGGAGTGGAGAGCGCTCTTGGGAGCCGGCAGGAGCCTCTGAGGACGCGGGGGCCAAGGGCCCCATCCCTtgccctcccttcttccctccctttctcactccccaccctacccccaccTAGGATGTGGCTGGGCCGCCGGGCCCTGTGCGCTCTGGTCCTTCTGCTCGCCTGCGCCTCGCTGGGGCTCCTGTACGCGAGCACCCGGGACGCGCCCGGCCTCCGGCTACCTCTTGCGCCGTGGGCGCCCCCGCAAAGCCCCCGCAGGCCCGAGCTGCCAGATCTTGCTCCTGAGCCCCGCTACGCACACATCCCGGTCAGGATCAAGGAGCAAGTAGTGGG GCTGCTGGCTTGGAACAACTGCAGTTGTGAGTCCAGTGGGGGgggcctccccctccccttccagaAACAAGTCCGAGCTATTGACCTCACCAAGGCCTTTGACCCTGCAGAGCTGAGGGCTGCCTCTGCCACAAGAGAGCAGGAGTTCCAGGCCTTTCTGTCGAG GAGCCAGTCCCCAGCTGACCAGCTGCTCATAGCCCCTGCCAACTCCCCGCTCCAGTACCCCCTACAGGGTGTGGAAGTTCAGCCCCTCAGGAGCATCTTGGTGCCAG GGCTGAGCCTTCAGGCAGCTTCTGGTCAGGAGGTATACCAG GTGAACCTGACTGCCTCCCTAGGCACCTGGGACGTGGCAGGGGAAGTGACTGGAGTTACTCTCACTGGAGAGGGTCAGGCAGATCTCACCCTTGTCAGCCCAGGGCTGGACCAACTCAACAGGCAACTACAACTGGTCACTTACAGCAGCCGAAGCTACCAGACCAACACAGCAGACACAG aatgtaagttccataaAG TCCGGTTCTCCACCGAGGGACATGAGGCTGCTTTCACTATCCGCATAAGACACCCGCCCAACCCTCGGCTGTACCCACCTGGGTCTCTACCCCAGGGAG CCCAGTACAACATCAGCGCTCTAGTCACGATTGCCACCAAGACCTTCCTCCGTTATGATCGGCTACGGGCTCTCATCACCAGTATCCGCCGCTTCTACCCAACGGTTACCGTGGTCATCGCTGACGACAGCGACAAGCCAGAGCGCGTTAGTGGCCCCTACGTGGAACACTATCTCATGCCCTTCGGCAAG CTCCTGGCCTTTCGAAAGCACTCAAAAGTCTGGAGAAGAATACAAGCTGAGAAGGGTcgggggagagaaagaaaggtggCAGAGGGCCATGTCCTATTTCTGCAGCCTCCCCAACCACACACACCTTTCTGCCAGGGCTGGTTCGCAGGCCGGAACCTGGCCGTGTCTCAAGTAACCACCAAGTACGTGCTGTGGGTGGACGACGACTTCGTCTTCACGGCGCGGACGCGGCTGGAGAGGCTTGTGGACGTGCTGGAGCGGACGCCGCTGGACCTGGTAGGGCAGGGGCTGCAGGATGTGGGGGTGGAGAAGGGCCTTGAACAGGCTAAGGCCACAGCGGGGGCGCTGCGGCCAGGAACGGCCAGCCCTAGGACAAAGAGAGAACCACGAAGTGGGGCCTGGGAACTGTCTGGGTCCTGCAGGGGTGAAGCGGAAGAGGATGGGGCAGGGGTACCCCCGAAGGCACCGGAGCGCAGACCTTGA
- the B4GALNT1 gene encoding beta-1,4 N-acetylgalactosaminyltransferase 1 isoform 8 (isoform 8 is encoded by transcript variant 14), translating to MWLGRRALCALVLLLACASLGLLYASTRDAPGLRLPLAPWAPPQSPRRPELPDLAPEPRYAHIPVRIKEQVVGLLAWNNCSCESSGGGLPLPFQKQVRAIDLTKAFDPAELRAASATREQEFQAFLSRSQSPADQLLIAPANSPLQYPLQGVEVQPLRSILVPGLSLQAASGQEVYQVNLTASLGTWDVAGEVTGVTLTGEGQADLTLVSPGLDQLNRQLQLVTYSSRSYQTNTADTVRFSTEGHEAAFTIRIRHPPNPRLYPPGSLPQGAQYNISALVTIATKTFLRYDRLRALITSIRRFYPTVTVVIADDSDKPERVSGPYVEHYLMPFGKVCS from the exons ATGTGGCTGGGCCGCCGGGCCCTGTGCGCTCTGGTCCTTCTGCTCGCCTGCGCCTCGCTGGGGCTCCTGTACGCGAGCACCCGGGACGCGCCCGGCCTCCGGCTACCTCTTGCGCCGTGGGCGCCCCCGCAAAGCCCCCGCAGGCCCGAGCTGCCAGATCTTGCTCCTGAGCCCCGCTACGCACACATCCCGGTCAGGATCAAGGAGCAAGTAGTGGG GCTGCTGGCTTGGAACAACTGCAGTTGTGAGTCCAGTGGGGGgggcctccccctccccttccagaAACAAGTCCGAGCTATTGACCTCACCAAGGCCTTTGACCCTGCAGAGCTGAGGGCTGCCTCTGCCACAAGAGAGCAGGAGTTCCAGGCCTTTCTGTCGAG GAGCCAGTCCCCAGCTGACCAGCTGCTCATAGCCCCTGCCAACTCCCCGCTCCAGTACCCCCTACAGGGTGTGGAAGTTCAGCCCCTCAGGAGCATCTTGGTGCCAG GGCTGAGCCTTCAGGCAGCTTCTGGTCAGGAGGTATACCAG GTGAACCTGACTGCCTCCCTAGGCACCTGGGACGTGGCAGGGGAAGTGACTGGAGTTACTCTCACTGGAGAGGGTCAGGCAGATCTCACCCTTGTCAGCCCAGGGCTGGACCAACTCAACAGGCAACTACAACTGGTCACTTACAGCAGCCGAAGCTACCAGACCAACACAGCAGACACAG TCCGGTTCTCCACCGAGGGACATGAGGCTGCTTTCACTATCCGCATAAGACACCCGCCCAACCCTCGGCTGTACCCACCTGGGTCTCTACCCCAGGGAG CCCAGTACAACATCAGCGCTCTAGTCACGATTGCCACCAAGACCTTCCTCCGTTATGATCGGCTACGGGCTCTCATCACCAGTATCCGCCGCTTCTACCCAACGGTTACCGTGGTCATCGCTGACGACAGCGACAAGCCAGAGCGCGTTAGTGGCCCCTACGTGGAACACTATCTCATGCCCTTCGGCAAGGTGTGCAGCTAG
- the B4GALNT1 gene encoding beta-1,4 N-acetylgalactosaminyltransferase 1 isoform 3 (isoform 3 is encoded by transcript variant 3), with protein sequence MWLGRRALCALVLLLACASLGLLYASTRDAPGLRLPLAPWAPPQSPRRPELPDLAPEPRYAHIPVRIKEQVVGLLAWNNCSCESSGGGLPLPFQKQVRAIDLTKAFDPAELRAASATREQEFQAFLSRSQSPADQLLIAPANSPLQYPLQGVEVQPLRSILVPGLSLQAASGQEVYQVNLTASLGTWDVAGEVTGVTLTGEGQADLTLVSPGLDQLNRQLQLVTYSSRSYQTNTADTGARPGWRDGQAGQTEKNQKGWSGQMAEGMGGIWAMARAVQPHNGCFNWTSRARGRKGAFVHLGLEQARGKPEPWVCLPFRPTVGGPRKRLV encoded by the exons ATGTGGCTGGGCCGCCGGGCCCTGTGCGCTCTGGTCCTTCTGCTCGCCTGCGCCTCGCTGGGGCTCCTGTACGCGAGCACCCGGGACGCGCCCGGCCTCCGGCTACCTCTTGCGCCGTGGGCGCCCCCGCAAAGCCCCCGCAGGCCCGAGCTGCCAGATCTTGCTCCTGAGCCCCGCTACGCACACATCCCGGTCAGGATCAAGGAGCAAGTAGTGGG GCTGCTGGCTTGGAACAACTGCAGTTGTGAGTCCAGTGGGGGgggcctccccctccccttccagaAACAAGTCCGAGCTATTGACCTCACCAAGGCCTTTGACCCTGCAGAGCTGAGGGCTGCCTCTGCCACAAGAGAGCAGGAGTTCCAGGCCTTTCTGTCGAG GAGCCAGTCCCCAGCTGACCAGCTGCTCATAGCCCCTGCCAACTCCCCGCTCCAGTACCCCCTACAGGGTGTGGAAGTTCAGCCCCTCAGGAGCATCTTGGTGCCAG GGCTGAGCCTTCAGGCAGCTTCTGGTCAGGAGGTATACCAG GTGAACCTGACTGCCTCCCTAGGCACCTGGGACGTGGCAGGGGAAGTGACTGGAGTTACTCTCACTGGAGAGGGTCAGGCAGATCTCACCCTTGTCAGCCCAGGGCTGGACCAACTCAACAGGCAACTACAACTGGTCACTTACAGCAGCCGAAGCTACCAGACCAACACAGCAGACACAGGTGCAAGGCCTGGGTGGAGAGACGGGCAGGCTGGGCAAACAGAGAAGAACCAGAAAGGCTGGAGTGGGCAAATGGCAGAGGGCATGGGAGGCATCTGGGCTATGGCCAGAGCTGTCCAGCCACACAATGGGTGCTTCAACTGGACCAGCAGGGCCAGAGGGAGAAAGGGGGCCTTTGTTCATCTGGGGCTGGAGCAGGCCAGAGGGAAACCCGAGCCTTGGGTGTGTCTCCCCTTTAGGCCAACTGTGGGGGGCCCCAGGAAGAGACTTGTCTAA